A window from Purpureocillium takamizusanense chromosome 3, complete sequence encodes these proteins:
- a CDS encoding uncharacterized protein (EggNog:ENOG503Q5VD~COG:Q) encodes MAPAMWVWPDVCRCNDVVLFATISAVLIIVIAQTYTSSVRYPRNLPRIGRRPGQTGFSLATRWQYLVDCSSLYRDAYENYSKKGKTVLIPGLGARDEIILPGNAIRWALAQPEEILSSSEALVEINQTRWAFGNSSITSDLWHVGLFRTDLNRALETVCAGVNDELALALDTFFGVDADNWTEIDLLATMRMVVAQAGNRFIIGDSPEGLKLCRDQEFLRNNVAVFECFILNGGISGACPVLLRPLVGRMAAWPIWRRMAKFRRHIRLLYEERMRILRLQQQQDNNPGKATPRDFFQVMMQFAATYRTEDVNDFENMAARLCAANFGAMHQTSIQATNLLLNILGSDPEFDTIAVLRDEVARVIGPGGSPGHADHTGSSRAWTKAKVAAMVHTDSAARETLRINAFANRAIFRKVMVDGLTTEDGISLPKGSFVSFFSQPPNTDSEYYEEPLKFDPFRFSRSMNGAAGGDAANNKDPSAGEAGGPKYVSTSERYLSFGHGKHACPGRFLVDFELKMMVACILTRYDIKLPAAYQGRRPRGRWVAEAHLPPHGARIMVKRRRIVE; translated from the exons ATGGCACCTGCGATGTGGGTGTGGCCAGACGTCTGCAGATGCAACGATGTGGTACTTTTTGCGACAATCTCCGCAGTCTTAATTATTGTCATTGCTCAGACATATACAAGCAGCGTGCGGTACCCTCGAAATCTTCCCAGGATCGGGCGAAGGCCAGGCCAGACAGGCTTTAGCCTGGCGACGCGATGGCAGTACTTGGTTGACTGTTCATCGCTGTACCGTGATGCCTATGAGAAT TATTCCAAGAAGGGAAAGACCGTCCTGATCCCAGGACTTGGTGCCCGAGATGAGATCATCCTCCCTGGCAACGCGATACGATGGGCACTTGCGCAGCCGGAGGAGATACTGAGCTCTTCCGAGGCGCTCGTGGAGATCAATCAGACGAGATGGGCTTTCGGAAACAGCAGCATCACAAGTGACCTATGGCACGTCGGCCTCTTCCGGACGGACCTGAACCGGGCTTTGGAGACTGTCTGTGCGGGGGTCAACGACGAGCTGGCTTTGGCGCTTGATACGTTCTTTGGGGTGGATGCGGACAACTGGACGGAGATTGACCTGCTCGCGACCATGCGGATGGTCGTGGCGCAAGCCGGAAATCGTTTCATCATTGGCGATTCCCCGGAGGGGCTGAAGTTGT GCCGCGACCAGGAGTTCCTGAGGAACAACGTAGCCGTCTTCGAATGCTTCATCCTCAATGGTGGCATTAGTGGTGCATGCCCCGTCCTTCTTAGACCGTTGGTCGGACGCATGGCTGCATGGCCCATTTGGCGTCGCATGGCCAAATTCCGCCGACACATTCGGCTCCTTTACGAGGAGCGGATGCGGATCCTCcgtctccagcagcagcaggataATAACCCGGGCAAAGCTACGCCAAGAGACTTTTTCCAGGTGATGATGCAGTTCGCCGCCACATACCGCACGGAGGACGTGAATGACTTTGAGAACATGGCCGCTCGACTATGTGCGGCGAACTTTGGGGCCATGCACCAGACGAGCATCCAGGCGACCAACCTCCTGCTCAACATCCTAGGCTCCGACCCCGAGTTTGATACCATTGCCGTGCTGCGTGACGAGGTTGCCCGAGTTATAGGCCCGGGGGGTTCTCCTGGTCACGCGGATCAtacgggctcgtcgagagcGTGGACCAAGGCCAAAGTCGCAGCCATGGTTCACACTGATAGCGCTGCCCGCGAAACGCTACGCATCAACGCCTTTGCCAATCGCGCCATCTTCCGCAAGGTCATGGTCGACGGGCTCACCACCGAGGATGGCATCTCGTTGCCCAAGGGGTCGTTTGTGTCCTTCTTCAGCCAACCGCCCAATACAGACTCGGAGTACTACGAGGAGCCTCTCAAATTCGACCCGTTTCGGTTCTCCCGCAGCATGaatggggcggcgggtggcgatGCCGCTAATAACAAGGATCCGTcagccggcgaggcgggtgGTCCCAAGTACGTTTCCACATCTGAGCGGTACTTGTCTTTCGGCCACGGGAAACACGCCTGCCCAGGCAGGTTCTTGGTTGACTTTGAGCTCAAGATGATGGTGGCGTGCATCTTGACGCGGTATGACATCAAGCTCCCCGCCGCATATCAGGGACGGAGGCCACGGGGTCGTtgggtggccgaggcgcatcTACCACCACATGGGGCGAGAATCATGGTGAAGAGGAGGCGCATCGTCGAGTAG
- a CDS encoding uncharacterized protein (COG:E~EggNog:ENOG503NTX4), producing MTQTMVNGAPKSQFWQDADKYLLYTGVPFSPAVIVKAQGARLWDAEGREILDFTSGQMSSLLGHSHPEVVEVARKYVGELDHLLSNMITHPVVELAARLARLLPPKLDKSIFLNTGSESTEAALKMAKCHTGKFEIVAFSASYHGLTQGSGSATYSAGRKNGGPTMPGMLAFPAPYPYRSVFRHADGSYDWETELEYGWSMIDRQSVGSLAAFIMEPILSTGGILVPPKGYLKRMEKECRKRGMLIIMDEAQTGVGRTGHMFAFEEDGVVPDILALSKTLGCGLPLASVTTTAEIEEGCRKAGLLWLTTHLNDPLTAAVGNKVLEVVERDNIPQKAAERGEQLRQGLLRLQKKFWCIGEVRGRGLFQAIEIIAEPGTKAPGAELGQAISDRALELGLSCNIVNLPGMGGVFRLAPPVTVTADEIEDGLKLLDEAFEQIFNERGLKK from the coding sequence ATGACACAGACAATGGTCAACGGCGCGCCAAAGAGCCAATTTTGGCAGGATGCGGACAAATACCTGCTCTATACCGGCgtccccttctcccccgccgtcatcgtcaaggcGCAAGGCGCACGCCTGTgggacgccgagggccgtGAGATCCTCGACTTCACATCCGGCCAGATGAGCTCGCTGCTCGGCCACTCGCACCCagaagtcgtcgaggtggcgCGCAAGtacgtcggcgagctcgaccaCCTTCTGAGCAACATGATCACCCACCCTGTggtcgagctggcggcgcgtctcGCCAGGCTGCTGCCCCCGAAGCTCGACAAGTCCATCTTCCTCAACACTGGGTCCGAGTCcaccgaggccgccctcaagATGGCCAAGTGCCACACCGGCAAGTTCGAGATTGTCGCCTTCTCGGCTTCCTACCACGGCCTGACCCAGGGTTCCGGCTCCGCCACCTACTCGGCGGGCCGCAAGAACGGGGGGCCCACCATGCCTGGCATGCTGGCCTTCCCTGCCCCCTACCCGTACCGCTCCGTCTTCCGCCATGCCGACGGCTCGTATGATTGGGAGACGGAGCTCGAGTACGGATGGTCCATGATTGACCGCCAGAGCGTTGGCTCCCTCGCGGCCTTCATCATGGAGCCCATCCTCTCCACCGGTGGCATCCTCGTGCCGCCAAAGGGGTACCTGAAGCGCATGGAGAAGGAGTGCAGGAAGCGCGGCatgctcatcatcatggacGAAGCGCAGACCGGCGTCGGTCGCACGGGCCACATGTTTGCCtttgaggaggacggcgtcgtgccCGACATCCTGGCACTGTCCAAGACGCTCGGCTGCGGATTGCCGCTGGCCTCTGTCACCACCACTGCCGAGATCGAGGAGGGATGCCGCAAGGCCGGTCTTTTGTGGCTGACCACCCATCTCAACGACCCTCTCACCGCCGCTGTGGGCAACaaggtcctcgaggtcgtcgagcgcgacaACATCCCTCAAAAGGCCGCAGAGCGTGGCGAGCAGCTTCGTCAGGGACTACTGCGCTTACAGAAAAAGTTCTGGTGCATCGGTGAGGTCAGAGGCCGTGGTCTTTTCCAGGCCATTGAGATCATCGCCGAACCCGGGACCAAGGCGCCCGGCGCGGAGCTGGGACAGGCTATATCGGACAGGGCATTGGAGCTGGGACTCTCTTGCAACATTGTCAATTTACCGGGTATGGGTGGTGTCTTTCGTCTGGCACCTCCTGTGACCGTGACAGCCGACGAAATCGAGGATGGTCTAAAGCTGTTGGATGAAGCGTTTGAACAAATTTTCAATGAAAGGGGATTGAAGAAATAG